A DNA window from Helianthus annuus cultivar XRQ/B chromosome 15, HanXRQr2.0-SUNRISE, whole genome shotgun sequence contains the following coding sequences:
- the LOC110912770 gene encoding histone H4, with the protein MSGRGKGGKGLGKGGAKRHRKVLRDNIQGITKPAIRRLARRGGVKRISGLIYEETRGVLKIFLENVIRDAVTYTEHARRKTVTAMDVVYALKRQGRTLYGFGG; encoded by the coding sequence ATGTCTGGACGCGGAAAGGGAGGAAAGGGGCTGGGAAAGGGCGGAGCAAAGCGTCACCGGAAAGTTCTCCGGGATAACATTCAGGGAATCACAAAACCGGCGATCAGGAGGCTGGCTAGAAGAGGTGGAGTGAAGAGGATCAGCGGTCTGATATATGAAGAGACACGTGGAGTTTTGAAGATATTTTTGGAGAATGTGATTCGTGACGCTGTTACGTATACGGAGCATGCGAGGAGGAAGACGGTGACGGCGATGGATGTTGTTTATGCGTTGAAGAGGCAGGGAAGAACTTTGTATGGGTTTGGTGGTTGA